The DNA segment TCGGCGCGGAACTCGACCGTCCCGTAGGTGAACCGCCCCCTGTTCTCGACGGTGAGCCGGGCGTCGACCGTCGTCTCGTACCCCTCGTCGGTCACGTCGAGCACCTCGGCGCTCGTGACGACGAGGCCGGAGCCGTCCGGCCCGACCTCGTCGGGAACGGGCTCGTCGGCGGTCTGATCGGTACTGTCCCGGTCGGCTTCGGACTGCTCGGTGTCGGACTGACCGCCGTCGGTCTGGGCGGCGGTCGAGCCGTCACCGTCGTTTGTCGCCGAGCCGTCGTCGTCGGACTGGCCGTCGTCTTCGGGCGTCGAGCCGTCGTCTTCCGCGCCCGTTCCCGCATCCCCGTCGGCGCTCCCGTCCGACTCCACGAGACAGCCGGCGAGCAGGCCGGGGACGCCGGCGGCGAGCAGCCGCCGCCGGGAGAGCGGGCGCCTCACGGGCTCCCCCTCTCCGCCGTCCCGTTTAAATGTGGACATCGATCCCGCATCGGTCACCCCGTCACCGACCCGAGCGCGCCGGCCGCGGCGCCGACGACGGCCGAGACGACCGCGGTCGTGAGCGTCGGTCCGAGCGCGTCCGCGATCCCGTGCGCCTGCGTCGCGGCCTCGCCCTGCGAGGCGACGACGAGGACGACGACGACGAGCCCGTATATCAGCGCGCCGGCCCCGCCGCCGACCCCCGAGGTCGCGGCCGCCTCTTGGACGTCGTACGCGCGGGACCCGAACAGCACGCCGAGGACGCCCGCGAGGAGCGGCGCGGCGACCAGCGCCGCGGCGGTGACTGCGAGGTACGACTGCGCGACGAACACCGGGCCGAATCGCGCGGTCTCGCCGGTCGCGGCGGTCGCGAGCGCGGTCTCGGCCCAGCCCGTCCCGACCGCGGCGACGAGGCCGACGCCGACGCCGACCACCGCGAACACCGCGGCCGTGAGGCCGACTCCGTTCGCGTTCATCAGACTACCACCCACCCGTCGGCCAGTCTGCCCTGCCATCCGGCGCGCTCCTCCCACGCGTCGCCGGAGAACCCGACGGCGAGGAGGAACTCGCCGGCCCGCGCGACGTAGCCGTACTGGACGCCGGCGTGCTCGTCGAAGCCGTAGCGCTCCCCCTTCGCCTCGTCGTGATAGAGCCGATGCCAGCGGGCGGGGTCGTCGTCTACCGAATCTCCACCGTCGCCGGCGGACGAGTCTCCTCCGTCGCCGTCGGCGGATCGGTTCCCGGAGAAATCCGAACCGGCGACGGTCGACTCGGGGTCGATCGGTGCCCGCCCCTCCGTCGACGCGTCGTCGAGGACCGCTTCGAGCCGTTCGCTCGCGGTCTCCGTGTCCGGGTAGCGCTGGACGTACAGGGGCGTCCCGTCGAGCTCGTAGGCCCACCCCTCGAACGTCTCGCTCGGCCGGTTTCCGGCCGGCGGGCGGGTGGCGAACGCGACGAACAGCTCCTCGGTCCGGTCTTCGGGACGGGGGACCGGTCCCAGTCGGGCGCGGAGCTCCTCGCGGCGGTCCGACCCGTAGGCGCCGCCGTATATCCGCGGTATCCGCGATCGGTCGTACCGGTCGTCGTCGTACGGCTCGTGGGCGAACGCCGCGAATCCGCGGCTCGCTAGCGCGAGCTCGACGAACGCGGTTCCCCGGATCTCCCGCCGTCGCTCGTCGCTCTCGGGGAGCGGATACAGCAGCCGGTCGAGCAGGCGGTTGTGGATCGGGTCGCGGGAGAACGCCTCCGCGACGTAGGTCGCGGTGCCGATGCTCGCGAACCCCCGGCGCATGCGGTCGAGTTCCTCCAGAAAGCGGTCCACGTCGTTCCGAGGAGCGATCGTCCGGAGCTCCTCGACGTGGCGCCGCGCCCGCCCGCGGATCCGGGCCTCCGGGCGGAAGTGCGGCTCCAGGGCCTCGGCGGCGCGCTCGGCGGCGGCGCGCGCGGCCGCGTCCAAGCGGTCGGCCATCGCGAGGGTCACCGCGTCGTTCGCGTCGGCCTCCGCACGGACGGAGTCCACCGCGTCGACGACGTTGGCGATCGCGTCGCGGTAGGTCGCGACCGCGTCGGGGTACTCGGTCGCGAACCAGACCGCGTCGTCGACGACGTTCCGGGTCGCGACAGCGAGCGCCTCGTTCTCGACGGGAGCGGGGTCCTCGACCTGCTCTCCGTCGCCGCCGTCCGTCTCCCCGTCGCCGCCGTCGCCCGCGTCCGGAGGGCTCTCGTCCGGGGCCGCGTCGGGGTACTCGACGCCCCGCACGCCGAGGCACCCCGCTATCCCGGCGGCGAGCCCGGTTCCGGCGCCCAGCAGCCCCCGTCGCGTCCGTTGCATGGAATACCTTCCCGGCGGCGGGGACTTAAATGTGGGACGCCGATTCTCGGGACTGAGGGCGCCCGTAGTCGATCGCCCCGCGACAGTCGATCGGTCGGTCGACGCGAGCGCCGCCGCCGAGCGCGCCCCTTTTGAGGCGGGCGACCCGAGCGTCGCGTATGTCAGCGCCTTCACGCAGCGACGTCCCGCCGACGTCGATCGGGATCGACCTCCGCGAGGAGGGGGTCGTCGTCGAGTACCTCGACGGCCGGACGACGCTCTACCGCGGCGCCCCGGACGCGGTCGAGGGATCGGTGACCGCCGGCCCCGGCAAGGAGACGCACGTCCTCGTCACCGACCCGACGGAGACCGAGGGCGTGATGACGTACGTCAACGACTACAACACCGACGACGAAATTCTGGAGGAGTCCGGCGTCGGCCGCGTCCTCGTCGAGGAGGGCGAGCGCGACGAGGTGTTCCCCG comes from the Halorubrum depositum genome and includes:
- a CDS encoding DUF5796 family protein codes for the protein MSAPSRSDVPPTSIGIDLREEGVVVEYLDGRTTLYRGAPDAVEGSVTAGPGKETHVLVTDPTETEGVMTYVNDYNTDDEILEESGVGRVLVEEGERDEVFPGVIVARTNQRNEVIADPEIAGGRVFVFVEDGWTEGSFEIVEGPEDGLDAHR